The Theobroma cacao cultivar B97-61/B2 chromosome 2, Criollo_cocoa_genome_V2, whole genome shotgun sequence genome includes the window ACCATGTTGTGTGATACAACATATACTGTCGGAGCCTCTAGGCGGTCCATGCTAGCGCACAACACATCTTTTCGAGCGTAGAATATTTGGACTCATACTCCATGAATTTCTTGCTCAAGTAATAAACGGCTCGTTCTTTCTTCCCAGTTTCATCATGTTGTCCCAATACACATCCCATAGAATTCTTGTTCACAGTCAAATACAGAATGAGAGGTTTTCCGACCGTCGGTGGCATCAACACCGGTGGATTTGTGAgatattctttgattttatcaaaggctATTTGACATTCTTCATTCCACTCTCCTGGGTCTCGTTTCCGAAGCAGCTTGAAGATTGGATCACATTTGCAGGTGAGTTGGGATATAAATCGAGCAATGTAATTCAACCTCCCTAAAAATCCTCTCACTTCTTTTTGCGTTTTGGGAGGTGGTAGCTCTTGAATAGCTCGTATTTTATCCGGGTCCacttcaattcctttttcacttactATAAACCCCAACAATTTTCCAGAAGTTACACCGAAAGTGCATTTTGCAGGATTCAACTTGAGCTGGAACTTCCGCAATCTCTCGAACAGTTTCTTGAGATTGACAGTATGATCCCTTTCTgtatgagattttgcaatcatgtcatccacatataccTCTATctctttatgcatcatatcgtGAAATAAAGCTACCATTGCCCTTTGGTAGGTGGCGCCTGCATTCTTCaatccaaatggcattacTTTGTAACAAAACGTTCCCCACATGGTCACGAACGTTGTTTTTTCCATATCTTCGGGTGCCATCTTAATCTGATTGTAACCAGAAAAGCCATCCATGAATGAGAACAAAGCATGTTTTGCTGTGTTGTCCACAATAGTATCAATATGTGGCAAAGGGAAACTATCCTTCGGACTCGCTCTGTTCAAATCCCTATAATCGTCGCACATTCGGACTTTTCCATCCTTCTTAGGAACTGGAACTATATTAGCCACCCATTCAGGGTACTTAGCCACCTCTAAAAATCCAGCATCGAATTGCTTTTTTACTTCCTCTTTAATCTTCAGCAACATTTCTGGCTTCATCCTTCTCAACTTCTGTTTAATAGGCTTGCAATCTGGTCCCATAGGTAACTTGTGGACAACAATGTCAGTATTAAGACCTGGCATGTCCTGATATGACCACGCAAACACGTCCACATATTCACGGAGCAATTCTTCTAGCTTCTGTCGTTCATCGGATGGCAGCGAGGTGCCAATCTTAacctctttcttctcttccccATTTCCGAGGTTAATCATTTCTGTGAGTTCCTGATGAGgtaaaatctcattttcctCCTGTTCCAGCATTCTCGACAAATCAGGGGGTAAGCCATAGTCATCCACCtcctcttcatttttcaattcatcaacGTTCGGAAACATCTCAAAATCGATATTCAAATCGTTGTCTAGATTGTCTTCGTATTCATTATTTAAAGACCTGCAAACAGGTAAAGTTGGACGAGTGTATGGGCGAGTATTTATTGGCTAAAAGAATAGATGAAAGGAAACATGCAAAAAGgttgatgaattatgaagcACATTATGCAttgtcatttatttaaatgatgaagGTAACAGAAAGCCCTacttaaacaagaaattactcttaacacccttgggcataggcatttagataaaattgttCATTACATTTTGGAAGACTTAAAGATGATGGGCAGTTCCGTGGCTGTCCAATTGCTTAGCTCCTCTCCTGGCAGTACTGGATACACCACAGGGATCTTCTCATCAGGTTCTTCATCTCTGATCATATGGATTGATAGCTCATCAAATATCCGTAGAACCTGATTGACCTTTGGTGGCGCTTCGGGATGAATGAAACCTGCAGAGCGAAAAGTCTCATATAGGTGTGGGATTGTCCGTTCCCCgaattcttcttcctttccctcAAGTTGAGCCATCCTTTTAATCTTCTTTTGAGCTGTCAGtttccttctctcttctttGGTAGGCTTGTACCCCAAACCAAACCTTTCTTCGTTCTTCATTGGAGTCAGAGGACGGTTAATTCCTTGTAAATTCTTTCCTAACCCCAAACCAGCACGGCATCCTTTACCCACAGTCTGCTTAACTCCCATTTTAGTGGCTACTGACAAACGAGGGGTCGGTATCACTTTCCTTTCCCCCACATAAGTAgcattaacaaattcaaaagatCTGAAAGAGCATTCTGGGACTTCTTCTGTTGCCTCTACATAGGGAGCAGATGATGGTTGAATAGCCAGTATGTCTTCTTCCGCACATACACTTATCAGTTGGCCTTCAGCTATGAACTTAACCTTTTGGTGAAGGGAAGATGGTATGGCTCCAGCCATATGAATCCATGGACGCCCTAACAAGCAATTGTAGGACGGGGCAATGTCCATGACTTGAAATTGGACCTCAAAAATGCAAGGGCCAATTTTTATCGGTAGTTCAATGTCTCCTACCACCTCCCTTGTGGTCCCGTCGAAAGCCCTTACAACCATGCGGCTGGTTCTCATATACGACACATCTACTGGCAACTTGGTTAAAGTAGAGCGAGGCATGACATTTAAAGCGGAACCATTATCGACCAAGACCCTAGGTACGGCATGGTCCTTGCATTTGATGGTAATGTGCAGCGCTTTGTTACTTCCTCGACCACCCGATGGTatttcttcatcattaaagGCAATGAAGTTTCCCACTGTAATGTTCCCCACGATGTGGTCTAACTTTTCCACTGATATATCTTGTGCCACATAAGCTTGGTTCAAGACTTTGAGCAGTGCGTTCCTGTGTGCTTCCGAATTCAACAGTAAAGACAACAACGAGATGCGAGCGGGCATCTTGGTTAATTGTTCTACCACACTGTATTCACTGTGTTTGATAAACTTGAGAAATTCACCCGCTTCTTTCTCGGTGACAGGATTTTTGACCTCATTGTTCGGGGCAACTACGGATTCGTCAACTTGGTCCTTGGAAAAGGTATCTGCTTTCTTTAGGCCTCCCTCTCCCTGTGCtggttttccttttccaacGTTTTCTGCTACCTCAGGGGAATAACATCGCCCGCTTCGCGTTATACCCCCCACACCAGTTAGGTCTTCAAAAGATGCTTGGGGGGCGGATGAAGCTGTGCCCAAAATATTACACTCATAATTCCATGGGACAGCCTTATCGCTCTTGTAAGGGAATGGGCTGGGGACTTCGATGGTGATACCATTTCTGATCATAGTTGGGGATGTGTCATTCATCGggcttttgttttcttcataGAAGATGGTGAGAGGTTTAGGTTTGTTTGCCCCGAATGAACTTGATGCCACTTCAGCTGGGGTGTCTCCATTTATGGTTCCGACCAAATTCTCTTCAGCTCCTTCATAAAACTCAATTACCGATGAATCCATCAATTCTTGCAACTTACGACGAAAGCCATCACAATTTTGAATAGAATGCCCAATTGCCCCCATATGAAATTTGCAAGAATAAGCGAAATCATGCCCCAATTCCTTTGTGTCGATGGGTTCTGGAGTGATGGCATTTATCTTGGACAACGCCTCAAACACTTTATCCATCAACGTTTGAATCTCATCAATACCCTTTTTCACCCTTCGAATCATCCCTTCATGTATGGCATTCACAGTCGGTCTTCCATGATTAGGTAACGGGTTCCCATCAACACCCGAACTGTCTTTTTtggcaaaatttaaaagtcctGCCTTAATGAGCGCTTgaactttatgttttaaaacaGTACAATTCTCGGTAGAGTGCCCTTGAATTCCAAAATGGTAATCACAATGCGCATTCGGATCATACCATTTCGGGAAAGGTGGTCGGAGTGGTTCTAAAGGGGTTCGAGCAAGGAGTCGATTTTCTATGAGTTGTGGCAGCAATGTAGTGTAAGGGACTGGAATAGGATCAAATTTTGGTCTTTCTGGGGTAGTTTTAGGTCCTCTTTGACCATGGCCAGGATTATTGGTTGAAGCTATCGGCCTTGGTGGTGGAGTTTgtggaagaacattggtttgAAATGTTGGTTGCGGGACGGGTTGGTACACATATGGGTTTTGTGTGACGTTGCCTATGTGCGGATAGAAGGGTTGGTATGGAGGGTACGGGTAATATGGGTTAAAGTTGTGGGCTTGTTGGCTGTCGTGAGCGACTGCTTGCACATccccttctttcttcttgggCGTACTCCCTTTCTTTGAGCTGGCAACTTCATGCCCTTCAATTTTTCCGCTTTTGATAGCTCCTTCTATTATTTCTCCCGATAAGACCAAATCTGCAAAGTTTTTCGTGGCATTGCCGATCAAGCGCTCGTAGAATGGAGCTCGGAGGGTATTTATGAACAAAACAGTCATCTCCTTATCAGTGAGAGGTGGCTGAACTTGCGCTGCTGTATCTCTCCACCTTTGGGCATATTCCTTGAAGTTCTCGCTTTGCTTCTTCTCCATAGTTTGTAATGACAAACGATCAGGGGCTAATTCAGCCACATGCTTGTATTGGGCTATGAAGGCTCTTGCTAAGTCTTTCCAAGTCTTAATACGGTTTCGATCTAGCTGTACGTACCACTGAGCAGCTGACCGAGTCAAGCTGTCTTGGAAAAAATGGATCAGTAACTTATCATCGTGAGACTGTGCCGCCATCTTCCGACAATACATAGTAATATGTGCCATGGGACATTTTGTTCCGTCGTATTTCTCAAATTTCGGAACCTTGAACTTGGCAGGGATTAATACATCCGGCACTAAGCATAGCTCAGTTGCGTCCATGGTACCAAACCTATCAACTCCCTCGATAGCACGAAGACGTTCTTCCAACAGATCATACTTTTTCtggtctttttcattttcccctGTTTGTGACGAGTCCTTTCTTAGTTTTTCTTGCTCTTTTGGATCGTCTAAATCTGGGACATTTATTGGTTCAGCAGGATTTATCCTAGAATATGGCCCAAATTGCCCATGAATCGGTTGATGGCCTAGCGGGGGTGGTGCATTGTAATAGACGGGTGGGATCACTTGAGGGTGGACCCTTTGAGAGGTTTGGGCATGTGGTGGAGTGAACCCTGGGGGATAGGGTGGATCTTCCCTTTGGTTTCCACTGTCTTGTGCTGGTGGGTTTTCTGACGGAGCTGGCTCTTCGATCgctctttttcctttactgAGACTCATCATCAATTCCATCATCTTTGCTAACtgttctctcatttcttcctGAGCTCTNNNNNNNNNNNNNNNNNNNNNNNNNNNNNNNNNNNNNNNNNNNNNNNNNNNNNNNNNNNNNNNNNNNNNNNNNNNNNNNNNNNNNNNNNNNNNNNNNNNNNNNNNNNNNNNNNNNNNNNNNNNNNNNNNNNNNNNNNNNNNNNNNNNNNNNNNNNNNNNNNNNNNNNNNNNNNNNNNNNNNNNNNNNNNNNNNNNNNNNNNNNNNNNNNNNNNNNNNNNNNNNNNNNNNNNNNNNNNNNNNNNNNNNNNNNNNNNNNNNNNNNNNNNNNNNNNNNNNNNNNNNNNNNNNNNNNNNNNNNNNNNNNNNNNNNNNNNNNNNNNNNNNNNNNNNNNNNNNNNNNNNNNNNNNNNNNNNNNNNNNNNNNNNNNNNNNNNNNNNNNNNNNNNNNNNNNNNNNNNNNNNNNNNNNNNNNNNNNNNNNNNNNNNNNNNNNNNNNNNNNNNNNNNNNNNNNNNNNNNNNNNNNNNNNNNNNNNNNNNNNNNNNNNNNNNNNNNNNNNNNNNNNNNNNNNNNNNNNNNNNNNNNNNNNNNNNNNNNNNNNNNNNNNNNNNNNNNNNNNNNNNNNNNNNNNNNNNNNNNNNNNNNNNNNNNNNNNNNNNNNNNNNNNNNNNNNNNNNNNNNNNNNNNNNNNNNNNNNNNNNNNNNNNNNNNNNNNNNNNNNNNNNNNNNNNNNNNNNNNNNNNNNNNNNNNNNNNNNNNNNNNNNNNNNNNNNNNNNNNNNNNNNNNNNNNNNNNNNNNNNNNNNNNNNNNNNNNNNNNNNNNNNNNNNNNNNNNNNNNNNNNNNNNNNNNNNNNNNNNNNNNNNNNNNNNNNNNNNNNNNNNNNNNNNNNNNNNNNNNNNNNNNNNNNNNNNNNNNNNNNNNNNNNNNNNNNNNNNNNNNNNNNNNNNNNNNNNNNNNNNNNNNNNNNNNNNNNNNNNNNNNNNNNNNNNNNNNNNNNNNNNNNNNNNNNNNNNNNNNNNNNNNNNNNNNNNNNNNNNNNNNNNNNNNNNNNNNNNNNNNNNNNNNNNNNNNTGGAAAGATCTGGCTCCTTAATATGTCCGTTTTCCAAGCCATGCTTCTTGCCTTGTAAGCCACCTCCCTCATTTGCCAAACCAAGTAATCCATCTGGTTGTACTTCTCTGTATAAGCTTGTCTGTAAGATTCACCCCATTCTTGGATTCTGGTGCTCTGTTGCTTGAGGCGTTCATATTCCTGTTGATAAGTCGTCATGACCCCTTCGAGCTCTTCATACTCCTGTCTTAGTAATTGGATGGACTCTTGTTGGAATCGCACTTGTCTTCTTAGCCCATCATTGTGCGTTTGAAGTTCATTGTCTCGATTTTCTCTTACCTGTATTTCCCTTTGAAGTTCACTGGTTGTGGCAAAAAACTTATCATTCAGGCTCTCATACTTCCCTTCCATTTTTCggactttctttctttgctcacttacttctcttttcattttctcacaCTCTTTTTGGAGGTCTTCATACCGTTGCTTCCAACTGGCATTTTCAGCTTCGGACTTCTTTCGAGCCAACTCACTTTCGAGCAAAGCGTCTCGTGGTTCTGGATCAACTGGGCCACGTAGTGCATCTTCTTTCGGATATACCACATCCTTAACTCGTTGGTCATGCCATATCTGATATCCGGTAGTCACTTCATCGGTGTACCTCCCTTGATCAACTCGGCTAGTTTTCTTCCAAGCTTGCGCAATTTCCTCGATCCTTTTCAGAAAACCCGGCTCTCCATAAGCAAACTCTAAAGTATTAAGTCGGTGTGTCATCGGTACAAACTGTTCTGACCCAAATTGTCTTCTCACCATAATTGGGGCGTAACTGATTGCTCCCCATGGCCCCATTAACGGTACCCAAGGTTCATTTCCACATTTGTACAAGACCGGGTGATGCGGCATCCACGGAGCTCTCCATGTCACTTCCACACTCATGAGTTCTCGAAGTCTAGAGATCCATTGTTCCTTAGTCCTATTTTCTGGCCATTCACTCTCACAAAATTCTCTGATAGGGGCGGTTTGCGGATGAAATGGCTTTCTGAACTTATCGACCTTGCATTCAAAGTGGCTCACTATCCAGATGGAAAGAAGCTGTGCACATCCCACAAATCGTCCCTCACCTTTTCTTCGACAGTAATTCAGTGATCTGAGAGTTTCCGCTAGAATAGAAGGCGAAGGATTGGCCTTGTTGACGACTTGCTCGAAGAAGTCTATAATTCCGACTTCTATATGTCCCAAAACTTTGGGGAAGATCACTAGCCCATAAATTCCCAAGGCCATCACAAGCTGTCCTTGCTCGGTGTCCCGTTGCTTCATGATATAACTACGTAGAAAACTCCACGGGATACATTCATTGTCCCCTTTTTTCCTTAGGTTCTGATCAACTTCCGCCGAAGTAATACCCATCATCTTGGCTAACTTTCGCCTGTGTCCGGTCTTCTGTCCTCTCCAATATATCTTGTCCGGATTATCGAGATCGATTTGCANAAAGAGGCAACTCTTTGCCCCTTTTTGGTGGTAATACTCAAATATTTGTtccaattatattatttttaattttttattatttatttatttttcacttattattattattatttattattttattttttatttttttatcttttattatttttattttttaaaaaaaaatatgatataatatatacatatatatatatacatttgcATCatgcattattattattattattattattactttattttttgcaaacccccaaatatatttaatattaatattttttgttattatttacatatttttattaaagcTAAGCAAACAATTAAGATAAACTAGATAAGCCCAAAGCAATAAGCCCACATTCACAAGCAATGGGTAAGGCCTCACCTTGCTTGGGCTAGAAAGATGGCCCAAGTTGTGTGGGCTGCACGGAGGTCTCCCTAGCCTGCTTCCTTGGTCCGCTTGGCCCTCTCCTAAACGCACCGTTTTGGGGCTCTGGGGGCTCCCtcaaacgacgtcgttttggCGTCGACCTTTTGAATTCTTCCCTCTGCTGAAACGACGCCGTTTTAGGCCCTAAACTAGGGTATATAAATCCCGTTTTCGTCTTTTCCTCTCATTTTCAGACTtcagtttctctctctagccgcaccctctcccttctctctagAAAAAGTCTCCCTTCTTTGCCGACGCCGGCGTCCCGTCTTCTCTTCCCCAAATCTCTCGTCGGCTTCCTCGGACCCTCTCTTGAATGCACCTCTTCCCTTCCGATTGACGGATCGGGCACCCTTTTTGCCTTCGGTCGGCGATGACCCAAACGGGTTTCGGCTTTCTCCCGCCGGTGACCGGCACTCCACAGATCCGTCTCTCCCTTCACCGTTCACCGATCTCTCTCCCTCAAGCCGAACCCAAATCCCCCGTTGAAACCCCGATTCGATTTTTTTGGCTctctcttttgatttttttatttttgttttgtgtgGTTAGGTAGATGCTGGTAGATCTAcgatttttttgcttttttttgtgttcccccattttttgttctttgcaGGTAACCTTTAAAGAGCCaggttgtccaaaaatttggacaacccgGTGATGGGGTTCTGGCACCCCCTGGAGTTGGTGGCCAGAACCCCCATCACGCGTAGTGGGTGGGGGACGGGATGGCGAagggatggctgggcgtacgcccagctatccccctttttttatttatttatttttttaattatttttattattatatttttatatttattttttttatttaggtgtCTACAAAACTTCAAACTAAAAACATTCtaattaaaagtaatattattttgttcatAAAATCATATAGGTTAATTATTTACAAAcgacaaatatatatatgaatatttatttttttgtaaatagtcaatcatttgaaaatttcttttaattaactaatgttactgaaatattGTTTCATTGAATTctgaataataatttaagaattaacgaaaaaaaattttgaaagatgaGAATAAGGTTTGGGCGACGGTTGTAGACCGAACATAGATATTAACAGTGTCGAAAAGTCGGGCTTACACATTCAAGGAAGTAGTCATTAGGAAAGGCAAAAGTTTTTCCCGCTCGCTGGCTTTATGAAAGGCAACTGGGAAAAGCTTGGAAGACAACGAAAACCTCTTTAAGAAAAGCTAGCGACAATGTCACTGGAGATTATTATAGCGATTCTCTTCAttcccctttttctctttcttggcCATTGGTATAGAAACAGAAACTCCCTCGTTACAAATTGGCCCATTGTTAGAATGATGCCAGCTCTTCTTTGCAACTCAGGGCAAGTTTTCGAGTTCTTCACCGATCTTGTTAACTTTTATGGGGGAACTTTCAAGTTTAAGGGACCTTGGTTTCCTAGCTTAGACATCGTTCTCACTAACGATCCCATGAATGCACCACATTTTGTGCAGAAACTTCGATAACTATGAAAAGGGTTCGGAGTTCAGAGAAATTTTTGAACCTTTTGGAGAAGGAATTGTCACTTCTGATTCACATAGATGGAGAAGCCAAAGGAAGGTTTTGCATTCATTGACTAAGAATAACAAGAAGTATGCTCTATTTAGACAAAATTTTCTAGCAAAAGCTAGAAAAATGTCTAATGTCGGTCCTCGAGCATGTCGTGAATTTGAAAACTGAAGTGGACCTCGAAAATGTACTTCAACGGTTCGACTATGACCACATATGCTTATTAGCATTAGGCTTCGACCCCAAAACTCTATCAGCCGAATTTTCAAATGTTCCAAGCAAAGTGGCATTTGATGAAGTAGAGGAGGCCTTGCTGTACAGGAATATACTGCCTGTAAGCATTTGGAAGTTGCAAAGATGTCTACAGATTGGGGAGGAGAAGAAGTTGAGTAAAGGTCTGAAAATCGTGGATGATTTTGTATACAACTGCATTTCATCGAAACGAGAAAAACTAAGCAGCAAAACAAGAGTGGAAGACGATGAATTCGACTTACTGACAGCTTTTATAgttgaagaaaaaggagaaatgagTGTGTTAAAGGGGTTCTTGTGATAGGGAGAGGAAGCattgcaaacaagtaaaaggaTGTGCTAGAGGCAGCAGAGAGGAAGATTGAAGCAGTTATTGAAGTACTAAGTGCTGTGGCAGGTGGAAGATAATAAGAAGAGACTTAAAGAGacttagagagagaagctCTCAAGTTGAAAATGTGTTAGCTTGGAGGGGGAGAGAAGAGTCCCCCTAAATGAATTGTGAGGCTCTATATATAGTGCTAAAAGTGGCAGTTACATAAGAATAGGCTTTAATGCGCCtaatgaatgacattattatgAAGAATATTAATGTAAGTAACCGTTACTGTAATTGGATGTAGTAAGACTTgttctcaagtaaaggtaataGAAAAGAGGTGTACAAGAATAGGTATAAGAGAAGAAGCTGTACGAgaataggtacaagagaaTAAGCTGTACATGAATAAGTATACGAGAATAAGGTAAGAGGGTGAAATACTTGTACTTCAGGAAAGGGTTAAGAGGAAGACCTCTTAACTACCTCCATATCTGAGCCACCAAGCCAAACTCTCTAGAACATCCCAAGATGAAAGTAACCCATGAACCCTACCACTTATTCTGAGCTACTTTCACTGTCATCCAAGTAAAgtgattattttattcaaagtGGCTGTTCTACTTGTATTAGTTGTTCCATATGGAGTAatactttactttttttaattgttctgCTTTAAGTAGTACTTCACTTATTCTGCATGAAGTAGCGCTTCACTTGTTTTGCGTGAAGTAGCGCTTCACTTGTTCTGCGTGAAGTAGCGCTTCACTTGTTTTAGTTATTCTGCGTGAAGTAGCACTTCACTTATTCTGGTCGTTCTATGTACAACATTATGTTGTAACATAATTCTTTAAAGCAACAGTATTAACCAAAATCTAGTATCTATAGAGTGCTTTAGGGAAATCTGATAAGTTTTTAAGGGACACTGCCTACAGCTTCATAACAGCAGGAAATGACGCTATCAGTACCGGCCTCTCTTGGTTTTTCTGGCTTATTTCAACACATCCATACGTAGAAAGCAAAATTTTAGAAGAGATCAAGGTGCATTCCCCAACAAGCAAAGATAAGAAGTTGATGTCTTTCAATGGGGAAGAGCTGAACAAATTCGTGTACCTACATGCAACCTTGTGTGAGACATTAAGACTATACCACCCACACCTGTCAACAGTAAAACTGCAATCAAATCGGATGTTCTTCCAAGCGGAGATGATGTTGATGAAGGAGCAAGGATCTTTATTTCTGTCTATTCAATGGGAAGGATGGAAGAAATATGGGGTAAAGATTGTTTAGAATTCAAACCAGAAAGGTGGATTTCGGAGCATGGAGATCTGGTACAGGTACCATCTTACAAATTCATACTAGTGCAGGACCAAGAGTTTTCGTTTGGGGAAAGACTTGAGTTTCAAACATATGAAGACAGTGGCAATTAACCTACTTTGGAATTATCAAGTTGAAGTGGTGGAGGCCCAAACTGGCTGCCCAAGCAGTCACTCTATCGGGCTTCACGTTGAAAATGGTTTGAAGGTTAGAATCAAGAAAAGATGTGTTTGATATGTCGATGAAtttatcccttttttttttttttgtatttgaaGAAGCAAGACTTAAATCCAGCTTTTGAATAAGGAGATCCACACTTACTACCGAATCAAAGGATTGAGTGTGTCTTTAATTTACTTGTAACTAATcaatatatgaataaaattgatACATGCCTTATGAATAATATTATTCTATCTCATAAAAATGCTATCTTGAGAATAACATATGTAGAAAACAACATTTAAATTGATTATATTTTGAGAATAGTATTTAAATGATctattttgataaataaaaggaattttttttatatacaatAAAGATGAAGGGATTCAAAATCAATTCTTTGAGTACGGAAAACATGCATCAATTATTGATCCAAATATTTTGatacaagataaaatatttatt containing:
- the LOC108660725 gene encoding LOW QUALITY PROTEIN: uncharacterized protein LOC108660725 (The sequence of the model RefSeq protein was modified relative to this genomic sequence to represent the inferred CDS: inserted 1 base in 1 codon; substituted 1 base at 1 genomic stop codon) produces the protein MGITSAEVDQNLRKKGDNECIPWSFLRSYIMKQRDTEQGQLVMALGIYGLVIFPKVLGHIEVGIIDFFEQVVNKANPSPSILAETLRSLNYCRRKGEGRFVGCAQLLSIWIVSHFECKVDKFRKPFHPQTAPIREFCESEWPENRTKEQWISRLRELMSVEVTWRAPWMPHHPVLYKCGNEPWVPLMGPWGAISYAPIMVRRQFGSEQFVPMTHRLNTLEFAYGEPGFLKRIEEIAQAWKKTSRVDQGRYTDEVTTGYQIWHDQRVKDVVYPKEDALRGPVDPEPRDALLESELARKKSEAENASWKQRYEDLQKECEKMKREVSEQRKKVRKMEGKYESLNDKFFATTSELQREIQVRENRDNELQTHNDGLRRQVRFQQESIQLLRQEYEELEGVMTTYQQEYERLKQQSTRIQEWGESYRQAYTEKYNQMDYLVWQMREVAYKEEMREQLAKMMELMMSLSKGKRAIEEPAPSENPPAQDSGNQREDPPYPPGFTPPHAQTSQRVHPQVIPPVYYNAPPPLGHQPIHGQFGPYSRINPAEPINVPDLDDPKEQEKLRKDSSQTGENEKDQKKYDLLEERLRAIEGVDRFGTMDATELCLVPDVLIPAKFKVPKFEKYDGTKCPMAHITMYCRKMAAQSHDDKLLIHFFQDSLTRSAAQWYVQLDRNRIKTWKDLARAFIAQYKHVAELAPDRLSLQTMEKKQSENFKEYAQRWRDTAAQVQPPLTDKEMTVLFINTLRAPFYERLIGNATKNFADLVLSGEIIEGAIKSGKIEGHEVASSKKGSTPKKKEGDVQAVAHDSQQAHNFNPYYPYPPYQPFYPHIGNVTQNPYVYQPVPQPTFQTNVLPQTPPPRPIASTNNPGHGQRGPKTTPERPKFDPIPVPYTTLLPQLIENRLLARTPLEPLRPPFPKWYDPNAHCDYHFGIQGHSTENCTVLKHKVQALIKAGLLNFAKKDSSGVDGNPLPNHGRPTVNAIHEGMIRRVKKGIDEIQTLMDKVFEALSKINAITPEPIDTKELGHDFAYSCKFHMGAIGHSIQNCDGFRRKLQELMDSSVIEFYEGAEENLVGTINGDTPAEVASSSFGANKPKPLTIFYEENKSPMNDTSPTMIRNGITIEVPSPFPYKSDKAVPWNYECNILGTASSAPQASFEDLTGVGGITRSGRCYSPEVAENVGKGKPAQGEGGLKKADTFSKDQVDESVVAPNNEVKNPVTEKEAGEFLKFIKHSEYSVVEQLTKMPARISLLSLLLNSEAHRNALLKVLNQAYVAQDISVEKLDHIVGNITVGNFIAFNDEEIPSGGRGSNKALHITIKCKDHAVPRVLVDNGSALNVMPRSTLTKLPVDVSYMRTSRMVVRAFDGTTREVVGDIELPIKIGPCIFEVQFQVMDIAPSYNCLLGRPWIHMAGAIPSSLHQKVKFIAEGQLISVCAEEDILAIQPSSAPYVEATEEVPECSFRSFEFVNATYVGERKVIPTPRLSVATKMGVKQTVGKGCRAGLGLGKNLQGINRPLTPMKNEERFGLGYKPTKEERRKLTAQKKIKRMAQLEGKEEEFGERTIPHLYETFRSAGFIHPEAPPKVNQVLRIFDELSIHMIRDEEPDEKIPVVYPVLPGEELSNWTATELPIIFKSSKMSLNNEYEDNLDNDLNIDFEMFPNVDELKNEEEVDDYGLPPDLSRMLEQEENEILPHQELTEMINLGNGEEKKEVKIGTSLPSDERQKLEELLREYVDVFAWSYQDMPGLNTDIVVHKLPMGPDCKPIKQKLRRMKPEMLLKIKEEVKKQFDAGFLEVAKYPEWVANIVPVPKKDGKVRMCDDYRDLNRASPKDSFPLPHIDTIVDNTAKHALFSFMDGFSGYNQIKMAPEDMEKTTFVTMWGTFCYKVMPFGLKNAGATYQRAMVALFHDMMHKEIEVYVDDMIAKSHTERDHTVNLKKLFERLRKFQLKLNPAKCTFGVTSGKLLGFIVSEKGIEVDPDKIRAIQELPPPKTQKEVRGFLGRLNYIARFISQLTCKCDPIFKLLRKRDPGEWNEECQIAFDKIKEYLTNPPVLMPPTVGKPLILYLTVNKNSMGCVLGQHDETGKKERAVYYLSKKFMEYESKYSTLEKMCCALAWTAXRLRQYMLYHTTWLVAKLDPIKYIFEKHCLSGRIARWQVLLSEYDIVYVSQKSIKGSAIADFLANRANEDYESVSFDFPDEDLMAVLHVEEVGPNELNPWKVYFDGASNALGHGIGXVLISPNEKYYPATARLNFNCTNNMAEYEALVMGLQAAIEMKADAIDVYGDSALVICQMKGEWETRDPKLVPYKKLVTELSKQFKKISFNHLPREENQIADALATLAAMFKIKEAADVRLFDLEVHEVSAHCLNVEEEVDGKPWYHDIMQYIKH